The window GATACCGAGCTTGGTTAATTCCCGCTTGGCAACGACAGCTGGCAGCGGTACGTAACCGTCTTTTTCCACCACTTGCTGGCCGGTCTTGGACAGCACCATTTTCACAAACTCGGCCTGCATTGGATCCAGGGGTTTGTTGGGGTGCTTGTTGACGTAGATATAAAGGAAGCGCGACAGCGGATAGGCCCCTTTAACGGCATTTTGCGGGGTGGCGTCAATGTAGGTTTTACCGCCATCTTTGGACAGCGGCACGGTGCGCACCCCGGAGGTTTTATAACCGATACCGGAGTAACCGATGCCGTTAAGGGAGGTGCTGACCGACTGTACCACTGAGGCAGAGCCGGGCTGCTCGTTCACCGAGCTTTTGAAATCGCCCTTACAGAGCGCTTCTTCCTTGAAGTAACCGTAGGTGCCAGACACCGAGTTACGGCCATAGAGCTGGATGTCCCGCGCGGCCCAGTCGCCGGTCAGGCCCAGTTGGCCCCAACGGTCGATAGTGCCTTCGCCGCAGCGCAGGGTTGAAGAAAACACCCCGTCCACCTGCTCCATGGTCATCCCCTTGATGGGGTTGTCTTTATTGACGTAAACCGCCAGGGCATCAATAGCCACCCGGATCTCGGTAGGCTTGTAGCCATAGCGCTTTTCAAAGGCTTCAATCTCACCCGATTTCATCTGCCGGCTCATGGGGCCGAACTGGGCGGTGCCTTCGGTCAACGCTGGCGGCGCCGTGGAGGAACCGGCAGCCTGGATTTGAATATTGACGTTGGGGTACTGACGCTTGAACTCTTCAGCCCAGAAGGTCATCAGGTTAGCCAGGGTATCGGAGCCCACTGACGACAGATTGCCGGAGATCCCGGACACCTTTTTATAGTCAGGCAGGTTGCGGTCCACGGCGGCAGCAGCGGACAGCGCGAAAGTGCTCAGGGCGGCAAACCCGATAACGCCAACCAGTTGCTTGATTTTCATAGCATCGCTCCTTTGAAGCGGTGTTAATAAAACGTTACCCGTGCAGTATCTGGCGCCTCAATGACACTTAGGTTACCCATTGATGACGCTCTGATGACCACTCACCAGGTCTTTGGGAATATCGAACCAGAAGGTGCTGCCCTTACCCAAAGTGGAGCGGATCTCCAGCCTGGAGCGATGGCGGCTCAGTACGTGCTTAACAATAGACAACCCCAGGCCCGAACCACCGGTATTGCGACTACGGGCCTTATCCACCCGATAGAAACGCTCGGTGATGCGCAGAATATGCTCAGGGGCGATGCCGTCACCGGTATCGGTAACGGAAAAGCGGGCGCGGCCGTCAGGCAGCTTTTTCCAGCTCACCTCGATATTGCCGCCAGCCGGCGTGTAATGAATGGCATTGGCCACCAGGTTGGCAAAGGCCGAGGTCATCTGTTCGCTGTCACCCTGCATGTGCAGGTTGTCGATATCAAAGCGAATGCTGTGCTGCTTATCGCTGTTGAGCGCCTGGCTGTCAGACTCCAGCTTGTGCATCAATGCCGGCACGTCCACATCACGGGGGGTTTCGGTTTCGCCGCGAGCTTCAAGGCGCGACAAAGCCAGCAGCTGCTCAACCAGGCTGTACATGCGCCCTACCTGGTCGGTCATCATCTTGTGGGGTTTGCCCCAGGGGCCGGCATCGAGGCGCGGATCGTCGCCGATCATCTCCAGATACCCACGCAGTACCGTCAGCGGCGTACGCAGCTCATGAGAAACGTTGGCCACAAAATCGCGGCGCATCTGCTCCAATTGCTGCAGGCGGGTCACGTCCCTTGCCACCATCAGGGTTTCGTTGGCGGTATAAGGAATGACGCGGACCTCGACACTGGCCATGGGCTGGGCCGGTGACGGAATAATAAGGGGCTCCTGAAACTGCTGCTTCTTGATATAGGCAACAAATTCCGGGCGGCGCAGCAGGTTGTCGATACGCTGGCCGTTATCGTCAGGCCAACGCACGCCGAGAATATGGGTGGCCAACTTGTTGCACCAGACAATCTCGCGCTCTTCGTTGATCACCACCACCGCGTCAGGCAGGGCTTCGGTACCTTCCCGAAAGCGCTTGAGCAGGCGGCCAAGCTCCTTGCGGCGCTTGAGGTTTTTGCGCTGCAAAAAGTAGACGCCATCAAAGGCGAACTGCCAGGTGCCACTGCCCCTTGGCGGCGTAAACTGGCGGCCGTCCCAAAGCCAGCGCACCAGCAAAAACAGCTGCCAGTAATGCCACAGCACCAGCGCCAGGGCGCCGACGAGCAAAACCAGCAAGGGGGCGCCAACCACCACCCCCACCACGGCCAAAATGGACCCGTACAGCAGCAGGGTCCAGGCAAGACGCCACCAGGAAAAATGGTGCATTAATTACACCCGGCTGGAGAAGCGATAACCGGCGCCGCGTACCGTCTGTACCAGGCGGTCGTGGCCGTGGTTCTCCAACGCTTTACGCAGCCGGCGGATATGCACGTCAACGGTGCGGTCTTCCACATAAACGTTGGTGCCCCAAACGTTGTCCAAGAGCTGCTCACGACTGTACACCCGCTCCGGGTGGGTCATGAAGAAATGCAGCAGCTTGAATTCGGTGGGGCCCATGTCGACGGAGTCTTCATGAGCGGTAACGCGGTGGGATACCGGGTCCAGGCGCAGCCCCTGCACTTCAATGACATCGTCCACGTTGGTGGGTGAAGTGCGGCGCATCACGGCTTTGATCCGCGCCATCAGTTCCTTGGGCGAGAAAGGCTTGGTGATGTAATCATCAGCGCCCACTTCCAGGCCGCGCACCTTGTCTTCTTCTTCACCGCGGGCGGTGATCATGATGATGGGGATCTGACGGGTGTATTCGTTCTGCTTCATGGTTTTGGCCAGTTGCAGGCCGGACCCACCGGGCAGCATCCAGTCCAGCAGCACCAGATCAGGATAGGGCTCCTGAAGCCTGGCCTGGGCCATGGGCAGATCTTCAGCTTCAACCGGCTGATAGCCGTTTTGATCGAGGATAAAGGCCAGCATCTCCCTGATCGGAGCCTCGTCCTCAACTATCAATACACGTCGTGCCATGGGATGATCTCTACTCATTGCAATCGGCTGACATTATTGTGAACTATTGTGACACTTTTATGACCCGATAGCGGCATCGGACCTCTTTAATGCATTTAAGCCACTGATAAATTTAAAAAAGCAGCACATCGCCACAAAACGACAACTCGCCGTTTTTTTGTTCATCAGCACTTAAGCACGGTTAGGGTCCACGGAAAAACGCTAATAAAAAAGGAGGCTTTCGCCTCCTTCTTCATACCGGGGGAGCTTAGAACTTCTGTTCGATGCCCACAGCCAGGTAGTCAGCATCTTCAGCGCCGGATACGGCGGAGAATTTGGTGTAGAAGCCGAATACTTTGGTGGTGTTACCCAGTTTGTAATCGATACCAGCAGAAACGGCGTCTTTGTAAGAAGTGGAGCCCAGGTCATGCAGGTCAGAATCTTGGTACTGCACTTTGAAGGTGGCTTTGTTCAGCTCATAAGCGGCGCTGACCATGAAACCATCGTAGTCTTGGCTGCTGTCGGCAGATTTCTCGCCGCGCTGATACATACCGCCCAGAACGAAATCACCAATCTTGCCTTGAACAGTGGCGCGGGTGGTGTCCCAGCCGGCTACGTCGTTGTCATAGGCCACAGAAGCGAAGTAAGGGGCCTTTTTGAATTTGGCGTCACCGTACATCAGGGCCAGAGAGGCGCCGGACTTGTACTTGGTGCCGTCAGGGCCGTCGCCGTCAACGCGTTGGTCGTCGTTGTCTTGACCAATGTAGGTGATACCGGCTTGGAACAGGCCAATGGAAGGCGTCATATAGGTGATGGAGTCACCCATACGGTTTTCGCCTTTGAACAGGGTCTTGATGTCGCCGTCCAGGTCGTTGAACTGGTCAACGTTGCCTTGAGACTGCTTGAGCATGGTGTCGTTACGGCCTACCAGGGCGGTACCGAAGCTGCCTTTGAGACCTACAAAGGTGTTACGGGCTTTGAACTGGTCTTCGGAGCTGTTGGCGTGGGATTGGTCAGTGGCGTTCACTTCCCATTCCATTTGGTAAACGGCTTCCAGGTCGTCGCTCAGGGCAGCGGCACCTTTCACACCGAAGCGGGAAGCGTTGCTTTTCAGCTCGGTTTGAGAATCGCCTTTGTCGACGTTTTCGAAAGTGACATTCAGTTTACCGTATACGGAAACCGGTACGTCGGCAGCAACGGCGGAACCGGCGAAACCCAGCAGCATGGAAGCAGCAACAGCAGACTTTACAAAGTTCATTTTCTTACCCCAGAAAAGTGTAAAAACACTAAAAAATGCCTCTCGGCGAACGGTGGGCATCTTGGCAAAGCTTTGTGACAGTTTTATTGCTCAAACGGGGCAGAATCGAAAAAATCGCAAACGTTTTTCTAACAGCCCGCGAGTGACGCAGGCTGGGAGGGAGAACAGCAAGGCAGGAAAAGGTTTTTAGGCTATTTGCTGAAGGTTGGCGACACATTGCTGCCAGATACCCGCCTGTTCGGCATCAAAACCCACCAGCCAGATTTGTTTGGACAGCACACATTGCTCAAGGGCGACGTTCAATGCCGTTACCGCCACCTCTGCCGCTTTTCTCGCGGGATATCCATAAACGCCACAACTGATGGCCGGAAAAGCAATGCTGACAATGCCTTCACGGTCAGCCAGCAACAGGCTGTTTTGGTAACATTGCGCCAGCAACTTGGCTTCGTTGTCGCCGCCGCCATGCCAAACCGGGCCCACGGTATGCACCACATACTGACTGGGCAGGTTGAAGCCGGGGCTTAACTTGGCCTCGCCGGTGTTGCAGCCACCCAGGCCGGCACAGTACTGTTTGAGGTCAGGCCCGGCGGCCTTGTGAATGGCGCCATCGACGCCACCTCCCCCCAGCAGGCTGGGATTGGCGGCGTTAACGATGGCATCAACGGGTAATTGGGTAATGTCCCCTTGCCAGACCCGCATAAAAAAAGTGACGTTGCTCGATTTCATTTATTCTCATCCGACCAGTTTAATGAGAAAGCGTTTTCGCCATTTTTATCAGCTGAAATTCTGTCTTACCCTAGCTAAGCTGATTTTTCCAGTTGCCAAAAACGACCTTTTGTAAGAAATTTTCATACATTCCAAGACAGAGGGAAGCATGTCCAATCAATTAGTTCAGCTCAGCGCCTTTACCACCATAGTGGCAGATACCGGCGAAATCGATGCCATCCGCCGCTATGCGCCCCAGGATGCGACCACCAACCCGTCGCTTATCCTCAAGGCGGCCGGTCTGGACGAATACCAGCACTTGGTAACGGATGCCCTCGAGTATGCCCGCGCCCTGGGTGGCGACCAAGCCACGGTAGTAGACAACGCCATGGACAAACTGGCGGTCAACTTCGGGGTTGCCATCCTCGGTATTATCCCTGGCCGCATCTCCACCGAAGTGGATGCCCGCCTCTCCTTCGATACCCAAGGCACCATCGACAAAGCACACAAGCTGATAGCGCTCTACA is drawn from Gallaecimonas pentaromativorans and contains these coding sequences:
- the phoB gene encoding phosphate regulon transcriptional regulator PhoB; the protein is MARRVLIVEDEAPIREMLAFILDQNGYQPVEAEDLPMAQARLQEPYPDLVLLDWMLPGGSGLQLAKTMKQNEYTRQIPIIMITARGEEEDKVRGLEVGADDYITKPFSPKELMARIKAVMRRTSPTNVDDVIEVQGLRLDPVSHRVTAHEDSVDMGPTEFKLLHFFMTHPERVYSREQLLDNVWGTNVYVEDRTVDVHIRRLRKALENHGHDRLVQTVRGAGYRFSSRV
- a CDS encoding PstS family phosphate ABC transporter substrate-binding protein; translation: MKIKQLVGVIGFAALSTFALSAAAAVDRNLPDYKKVSGISGNLSSVGSDTLANLMTFWAEEFKRQYPNVNIQIQAAGSSTAPPALTEGTAQFGPMSRQMKSGEIEAFEKRYGYKPTEIRVAIDALAVYVNKDNPIKGMTMEQVDGVFSSTLRCGEGTIDRWGQLGLTGDWAARDIQLYGRNSVSGTYGYFKEEALCKGDFKSSVNEQPGSASVVQSVSTSLNGIGYSGIGYKTSGVRTVPLSKDGGKTYIDATPQNAVKGAYPLSRFLYIYVNKHPNKPLDPMQAEFVKMVLSKTGQQVVEKDGYVPLPAVVAKRELTKLGIE
- a CDS encoding porin → MNFVKSAVAASMLLGFAGSAVAADVPVSVYGKLNVTFENVDKGDSQTELKSNASRFGVKGAAALSDDLEAVYQMEWEVNATDQSHANSSEDQFKARNTFVGLKGSFGTALVGRNDTMLKQSQGNVDQFNDLDGDIKTLFKGENRMGDSITYMTPSIGLFQAGITYIGQDNDDQRVDGDGPDGTKYKSGASLALMYGDAKFKKAPYFASVAYDNDVAGWDTTRATVQGKIGDFVLGGMYQRGEKSADSSQDYDGFMVSAAYELNKATFKVQYQDSDLHDLGSTSYKDAVSAGIDYKLGNTTKVFGFYTKFSAVSGAEDADYLAVGIEQKF
- the phoR gene encoding phosphate regulon sensor histidine kinase PhoR; this translates as MHHFSWWRLAWTLLLYGSILAVVGVVVGAPLLVLLVGALALVLWHYWQLFLLVRWLWDGRQFTPPRGSGTWQFAFDGVYFLQRKNLKRRKELGRLLKRFREGTEALPDAVVVINEEREIVWCNKLATHILGVRWPDDNGQRIDNLLRRPEFVAYIKKQQFQEPLIIPSPAQPMASVEVRVIPYTANETLMVARDVTRLQQLEQMRRDFVANVSHELRTPLTVLRGYLEMIGDDPRLDAGPWGKPHKMMTDQVGRMYSLVEQLLALSRLEARGETETPRDVDVPALMHKLESDSQALNSDKQHSIRFDIDNLHMQGDSEQMTSAFANLVANAIHYTPAGGNIEVSWKKLPDGRARFSVTDTGDGIAPEHILRITERFYRVDKARSRNTGGSGLGLSIVKHVLSRHRSRLEIRSTLGKGSTFWFDIPKDLVSGHQSVING
- a CDS encoding O-acetyl-ADP-ribose deacetylase; the encoded protein is MKSSNVTFFMRVWQGDITQLPVDAIVNAANPSLLGGGGVDGAIHKAAGPDLKQYCAGLGGCNTGEAKLSPGFNLPSQYVVHTVGPVWHGGGDNEAKLLAQCYQNSLLLADREGIVSIAFPAISCGVYGYPARKAAEVAVTALNVALEQCVLSKQIWLVGFDAEQAGIWQQCVANLQQIA